In Arthrobacter sp. SLBN-112, a genomic segment contains:
- a CDS encoding isochorismatase family protein has product MSRAMIIVDVQNDFCEGGSLAVEGGAAVAGAISEYLDAHHGEFDHVVATQDWHINPGSHFSETPDFKDSWPRHCVAGTRGAELHPDLDTEYIDAYFRKGQFAAAYSGFEGLLAPEDAVPTGERQAGGMSGPAGGPGVDEDAIGLDDWLQSHDVEDVVIVGIATDYCVKATALDAVQAGYGVTVVRSLTAGIADDLEDAAAEMELGGVDFA; this is encoded by the coding sequence ATGTCCCGCGCAATGATCATCGTCGATGTCCAGAACGACTTCTGCGAGGGCGGCTCGCTGGCCGTTGAGGGCGGTGCGGCCGTGGCCGGCGCCATCAGCGAGTACCTGGACGCCCACCACGGCGAATTCGACCATGTGGTGGCCACCCAGGACTGGCACATCAATCCCGGCAGCCACTTCTCCGAGACGCCAGATTTCAAGGACAGCTGGCCCCGGCATTGCGTCGCCGGCACCCGCGGCGCCGAGCTTCACCCGGACCTGGACACCGAATACATCGACGCGTACTTCCGGAAGGGCCAGTTCGCGGCCGCCTATTCCGGGTTCGAGGGGCTGCTGGCGCCCGAGGATGCCGTTCCCACCGGGGAGCGCCAGGCCGGCGGAATGTCCGGCCCCGCGGGCGGGCCCGGTGTCGACGAGGACGCGATTGGCCTGGACGACTGGCTGCAGAGCCACGACGTCGAGGACGTGGTGATAGTGGGCATCGCCACCGACTACTGCGTGAAGGCCACCGCGCTCGACGCCGTCCAGGCAGGCTACGGCGTCACCGTGGTGCGGTCGCTGACGGCAGGGATTGCCGATGACCTCGAAGACGCGGCAGCCGAAATGGAACTGGGCGGCGTCGATTTCGCCTGA
- the clpS gene encoding ATP-dependent Clp protease adapter ClpS, with amino-acid sequence MTISVAPGPDTREGVRTGTAESTDSLTAPDIPWNLVIWNDPVNLMSYVSYVFQSYFGYSETKANKLMMEVHKKGRSIVAAGSKEQVERHAVAMHGFGLWATVEKASGGQGSKAGKSGGPGQGKGKRG; translated from the coding sequence ATGACCATAAGCGTTGCGCCCGGCCCCGATACACGGGAGGGCGTCCGGACCGGCACTGCGGAGTCCACCGACTCCCTCACCGCGCCGGACATCCCCTGGAACCTGGTGATCTGGAACGATCCCGTCAATCTCATGAGTTACGTCAGCTACGTCTTCCAAAGCTATTTTGGCTACTCCGAGACCAAAGCCAACAAGCTCATGATGGAGGTCCACAAAAAGGGCCGGTCCATCGTTGCCGCAGGCAGCAAGGAACAGGTGGAACGCCACGCCGTGGCCATGCACGGGTTCGGGCTGTGGGCCACGGTGGAAAAGGCCAGCGGCGGCCAGGGCAGCAAGGCCGGGAAGTCCGGCGGTCCGGGCCAGGGTAAGGGGAAGCGTGGCTAA
- a CDS encoding nicotinate phosphoribosyltransferase — protein sequence MSTSAGWDHPRTSFYTDHYELTMLQASLHSGAAHRKSVFEAFARRLPDGRRYGIVAGTGRLLEGIASFRFGEAELDFLERTRVVNQETLEYLANYRFSGDIWGYAEGEAYFPNSPILIVEASFAEACMLETYLLSVLNHDSAIASAASRMVSAAGGRPCIEMGSRRTHEEAAASAARAAVIAGFDSTSNLEAGARYGIRTVGTAAHSFTLLHDTEREAFEAQIASLGEGTSLLVDTYDVEKAVRTAVDLAGSRLGAVRLDSGDLVAQAQWVRRLLDDLGNEHTKIVVTSDLDEYAIAALQSAPVDSYGVGTSLVTGSGAPTASMVYKLVSRTDDAGNFVSVAKAAKNKASVGGRKYALRKLDERGTATAEVVGVGHRPEDDGNDRPLLQQFMKNGELLPGWTGHEGVVRARQRHADSMAELPPVVNRLQRGEPAIPTLYEDH from the coding sequence GTGAGCACCTCCGCCGGCTGGGACCATCCCCGCACGTCCTTTTACACCGACCACTACGAGCTGACCATGCTGCAGGCATCCCTCCATTCGGGGGCGGCGCACCGCAAGTCTGTGTTCGAGGCATTCGCGCGGCGGCTGCCGGACGGCCGGCGCTACGGCATCGTTGCGGGCACGGGACGCCTGCTGGAGGGCATCGCAAGCTTCCGGTTCGGCGAGGCCGAGCTGGATTTCCTGGAACGTACCCGGGTGGTTAATCAGGAGACGCTGGAGTACCTGGCCAACTACAGGTTCTCCGGGGACATCTGGGGCTACGCCGAGGGCGAAGCCTACTTCCCCAACTCCCCCATCCTGATCGTCGAGGCCTCGTTCGCGGAGGCCTGCATGCTGGAGACCTACCTGCTGTCCGTCCTGAACCACGACAGCGCGATTGCCTCCGCCGCGTCCCGGATGGTCAGCGCGGCCGGCGGCAGGCCCTGCATCGAAATGGGTTCGCGCCGGACGCACGAGGAAGCCGCAGCGTCCGCCGCCCGGGCTGCGGTGATCGCCGGCTTTGACAGCACCTCCAACCTGGAAGCGGGCGCACGCTACGGCATCCGCACGGTGGGTACGGCCGCGCACTCGTTCACGCTGCTGCACGATACCGAGCGCGAGGCTTTCGAGGCCCAGATTGCTTCGCTGGGCGAGGGTACGTCCCTGCTGGTGGACACCTACGACGTCGAAAAGGCCGTCCGCACGGCCGTGGACCTGGCAGGGTCCCGGCTGGGCGCCGTCCGGCTGGACTCGGGCGACCTGGTGGCCCAGGCGCAGTGGGTGCGCCGGCTGCTGGACGACCTCGGCAACGAGCACACGAAAATCGTGGTCACGTCCGACCTCGATGAGTACGCCATCGCGGCGCTGCAGTCCGCTCCCGTTGATTCCTACGGGGTGGGGACCTCGCTGGTGACCGGCTCCGGGGCCCCCACCGCCAGCATGGTCTACAAACTGGTCAGCCGGACAGACGATGCCGGAAACTTCGTGTCCGTGGCCAAGGCGGCCAAGAACAAGGCCAGCGTGGGCGGGCGGAAATACGCGCTGCGGAAACTGGACGAGCGCGGCACCGCCACCGCCGAGGTGGTGGGGGTGGGCCACCGGCCCGAGGATGACGGCAACGACCGGCCGCTGCTGCAGCAGTTCATGAAGAACGGCGAGCTGCTGCCGGGATGGACCGGGCACGAAGGCGTGGTCCGCGCACGGCAGCGCCACGCCGACTCCATGGCGGAACTGCCTCCAGTGGTGAACCGCCTGCAGCGGGGCGAGCCCGCCATCCCCACTCTCTATGAAGACCACTGA
- a CDS encoding DEAD/DEAH box helicase has translation MTETLFGGPTLPPAYPERAAWGTAPKLRAWQQQALDLYLANSPRDFLAVATPGAGKTTFALRIASTLIDSGAVNRVTIVAPTDHLKRQWADAAAKVGIAIDPNFKNSDGQHGRGFIGVAVTYAQVASKPMLHRAKTEAARTLVILDEIHHGGEALSWGDGLREAFDPAVRRLSLTGTPFRSDTSPIPFVEYAEDRDGIRRSKADYTYGYGNALRDHVVRPVMFMAYSGQMRWRTSAGEEMAASLGEAAVTKDITSHAWRTALNPAGEWIPAVLAGADKRLSEVRRTVPDAGGLVIATDHEDARAYAGQLKKITGESPTVILSDDAKASSKIEEFSAGEKRWMVAVRMVSEGVDVPRLSVGVYATSTSTPLFFAQAVGRFVRARKRGETASVFLPSVPQLMALANSMEMERDHALDRPEKEDGDGLFNPEDSLMEEANREDKASDSLTKGKFEALDSQASFDRVLFDGGEFGTGGEVGSDDEMDFLGIPGLLDAEQVGTLLRQRQHEQLNRKNRKAPAAESQVPAVPDHRMLMDLRNELAKNVAAWAARTGTPHGVVHTKLRTVCGGPPVAQANEEQLQSRLRKLQDWFIGRK, from the coding sequence GTGACGGAGACGCTCTTTGGCGGCCCTACCCTGCCTCCGGCTTATCCGGAACGTGCAGCCTGGGGAACCGCTCCCAAACTCCGTGCCTGGCAGCAGCAAGCCCTCGATCTCTACCTGGCGAACAGTCCCCGCGACTTCCTCGCGGTGGCAACGCCAGGTGCCGGTAAGACCACCTTCGCACTCCGGATCGCCTCGACGCTGATCGATTCCGGCGCCGTGAACCGGGTGACCATCGTGGCGCCCACGGACCACCTGAAGCGGCAGTGGGCCGACGCCGCCGCCAAGGTGGGCATCGCCATTGATCCCAACTTCAAGAACTCCGACGGCCAGCACGGGCGCGGGTTCATCGGGGTCGCCGTGACGTACGCGCAGGTGGCCAGCAAGCCCATGCTGCACCGCGCCAAGACCGAGGCCGCCCGGACGCTGGTGATCCTCGACGAGATCCACCACGGCGGCGAAGCCCTGTCCTGGGGCGATGGCCTGCGCGAGGCGTTCGATCCTGCCGTCCGGCGGCTGTCCCTGACCGGTACTCCCTTCCGCTCCGACACCTCACCTATCCCGTTCGTGGAGTACGCGGAGGACCGCGACGGCATCCGCCGTTCCAAGGCGGACTACACCTACGGTTACGGCAACGCCCTGCGGGACCATGTGGTCCGGCCTGTGATGTTCATGGCCTACTCCGGCCAAATGCGCTGGCGCACCAGCGCGGGCGAAGAGATGGCCGCCTCGCTCGGTGAGGCGGCAGTGACCAAGGACATCACCAGCCACGCCTGGCGGACCGCACTGAACCCGGCAGGCGAGTGGATCCCTGCCGTCCTGGCCGGCGCGGACAAACGGCTCAGCGAGGTCCGGCGCACCGTCCCGGACGCCGGCGGCCTGGTGATCGCCACGGACCACGAGGATGCACGCGCCTACGCCGGGCAGCTGAAGAAAATCACCGGTGAATCACCCACCGTCATCCTGTCCGACGACGCCAAGGCTTCCAGCAAGATCGAGGAATTTTCCGCTGGCGAGAAACGCTGGATGGTTGCCGTCCGCATGGTGTCCGAAGGCGTGGACGTGCCCCGGCTCTCCGTAGGTGTCTACGCGACGTCCACCTCCACTCCGTTGTTCTTTGCCCAGGCCGTGGGACGCTTCGTGCGTGCCCGCAAGAGGGGTGAAACGGCGTCGGTGTTCCTGCCCTCCGTGCCGCAGCTGATGGCCCTGGCCAACTCCATGGAAATGGAACGCGACCACGCGCTGGACCGGCCCGAAAAAGAGGACGGTGACGGCCTCTTCAACCCGGAAGATTCGCTGATGGAGGAGGCCAACCGGGAGGACAAAGCCTCCGACAGCCTCACCAAGGGCAAATTCGAGGCACTGGACTCGCAGGCTTCCTTCGACCGCGTCCTGTTCGACGGCGGCGAGTTTGGCACCGGCGGCGAGGTAGGGTCCGACGACGAAATGGACTTCCTGGGGATCCCCGGCCTGCTGGACGCTGAGCAGGTGGGGACCCTCCTGCGCCAGCGCCAGCACGAGCAACTGAACCGGAAGAACCGTAAGGCCCCTGCCGCCGAAAGCCAGGTTCCGGCCGTACCGGACCACCGGATGCTGATGGACCTGCGCAATGAGCTGGCCAAGAATGTGGCCGCCTGGGCGGCCCGGACAGGCACGCCGCACGGCGTGGTCCACACCAAGCTGCGCACCGTATGCGGCGGCCCCCCGGTGGCGCAGGCCAACGAGGAGCAGTTGCAGTCCAGGCTGCGGAAGCTTCAGGACTGGTTCATCGGCCGCAAATAG